The segment CCGACCGTTTATCAGGAAACCGGCCTGCTGGTTTCGGAGAGTGTGCGCAGCATGGGCGGTATTCTGGTCAATGCTGAAGGCAAGCGTTTCTGCAACGATCTGGCTACCCGTGATGCTGTTTCCAATGCGGAATTGGAGCAGCCGGGTGCATACGCCTATATTATTTTTGACCAGCGTATTGTGGACGATCTGAAGTCCTGCCAGAAGTACATTAAAAATGGCCTGACCGTTTCTGCCGACAACTACGAAGATCTGGCAAAAGCAATGGGACTGGAGGGCGATGCCATCCAGAACTTTGTGGATACGATGGATACTTGGAACGCAGCAGTGGCAGCAGGCGAGGACAAAGAGTTTGGCCGCAACAACGGTATAGACGCTGACCTTTCTACTGCACCCTATTACGCGATCAAAATCGCACCGGGCATCCATCATACCATGGGTGGCCTGAAGATCAACACAGACGCAGAGGTCCTTGATACGCAGGGGAATGCGATCCCCGGTTTGTATGCCGCTGGCGAAACGACCGGCGGTGTGCATGGCGGCAACCGCATTGGCGGCAATGCCGTGTGCGACTTTGTAGTGTTTGGCCGGATCGCGGGCAACAACGCTTCGGCTTACGCAGCGAACTAAGCCATTTATATAAAACAAAAAACAGGGTGCGCCCTGCGGACGCCCCCTGCCAAAAGCCACAGACAACAGCGATATGTACAGCAGGGAGTTCCCCACCGGAGGGAACTTCCTGTTTTTCGTTGTTTGCATGATGGGCCTGTTCCGCCTGCCATGCGGCAAACTCCCGCTGACCTTCCTCGCTGTTCCAGCAGGCAAGGATGGCCGGGTAGAATGCCCGTGCCAGACGGTCGATGACTTCATCGGGATAAGGGGAAGTGTTTGTGGACTTTTTCTTTTTGTTCAAACGCACGCTCCTTTGATCGTCCCACCGTGGCAAAGTTGGGCGAGAAAATCAAAGTTCCAATTTTTATCAGGCGCAAGGGCGCGGATGCTTTCCGCCCTGCACTTGCGGCTGGGGGCTCGTTGATGGCTTACAGGTGCCTGTCGTTATGCGATTTCTTTCTCGTTCAGCATTTCTTCAAACTGTGCCATATACGCCTTGTGCTGCTTGAGGATTTTTAGCGTTTCAGTTTTGGCGTAGGAATCGTCCGGTAGCTTAGGCAAGTATCTCATCAAAAAATCAAAGTCCTGCTGAATCCGCCGGACAGCGACTTCCAACGCGGAGTAGTTGATTCCAGAGTAGTGTGAGTAGCTCGACTGCGGAGCGGGGCGGTCCTCCGGGTGCAGAATCTCGTGCACGATCTGCTTGCGGTTCGGAAAATCGGCTCTGGCAAGGCGGTGCATATCAGCATCACGGACTTTGAACTGCCCGGACAGGATTTTCTCCTGCATACCGGGCACCATCTGTTCCATGATCTCTACGCCACGCATGAATTTTTCAGAACGGGCAACGTAGGATTCGCTGACATTGTTCCGCTCCGCAATCTGCTTGCGGATGCTCGCTTCCGCAGAGGTGGGAGGAATTGTGTCAATTTGACACAATTCCTCCGGGGCGGTTTTCTTGGCAGCAGCCGTGTGCTGGTTGTTGCCGTTTCCACCGGGCTTTCGATGCTCCACACTGTACTGTTTTCCAATGAGGAACTTCTTCTGCTCCGGGGTTAAATTGCGCCGCCCCAACTGGTTCTTACAGATCCAAGCGAGAACTTCTTCCCGGCTTTCAAAGGGGAGCGGCATCGTGGAGAAAGAGATTTCGGGATGTTCCTGAACGATTTCATAACGATTGTGGCCATCAACAAGTGTGTTGTTCCACACGATCAAAGGAGAGATCAGCTTGCCCTCTTTCAGGATATTTTCTTCAAGCTGCTTAAATTCATCATCGGTCAGAGGGGGAATCTGGGACTGGAACTCCGGGTCAATTTTCAGATTGATCATACGCACACTCCTTTATCTCTCCTGCTGCGTCTGTTCTTCCTCCCGGAAAAAGGACGCAACATTCTGCTTTGCGGTTTTCAGCTTGAGCAGTTCTTCCTTGGCTTCTTTGTACTGTTCATAGAACTTTGCCTTTTCGGATGCCAGCTGCGCATACTCGGCTTCCAGCTTTTTCGGGCTGGGCAGCTTGGTGATGTCGTTTGCCTTGAAATAGGCTGCTGCCGCCCGGTGCGCTGTCAGCTCTGCACAGTGCTGTTCTTCAAAGGCTGCTGGTCGTTTTGCAGTTTTTAACTGCTGTGCGATGTCCTTGGTGCTGGCGTAGGCTGCGACGTGATAGCGCAGCTCTTTGTTGAATTTCATGCGACCTTCGAGGTCTTTCACTACTGCCAGCGAATCGTGATACTTGGTTTCCAGTTCGGCGATGCGCTGGTTCAAGGCGTCCTCGTCGGTCAAGTTCTTTTCCTGCAGAAGATTCACGGTCTGTGCCATAACTTTGAGATTGTGTTTAGTGAGCCAACGCTTATAGCCGATGCCCTTGCCCTCGGTCATTCTCGACTGGATGTCGATCAGTTTCCCGATGGTATCCTGCTTGAACTGCGCCTTGGGTTTGCGTTCGGCGTTTGCCTGCAACGTGGCAAGCACTGCTGCCTTATCGAACTTGTCACCGAGCTTTTTTGCCCGGATGAACTTCGTTCTGCCAGAGGGCAGATAGCTGAGCTGTCCACGGCTTTCCTTGACGGTGATGCCATACTGTTGCATGAGCCTGTCGGAAAATTCTTCAAAGCTCGTGGCACGGTACAATACAGACGAAATCTGTCTCCGTAAAGTATCCTTCACAGTTTCAAACTTCTTCTGCCGGGGCTGCTGTCCGGCTACGGTAAGGGCTGCGTTTTCACGGTCAAGTTTTAACTGGCCGCGCCTGCGCGCCCAATACTCGGCTTCGCTCACGCGCTCCTTCGAGCCGTTGAGCAGGTCGATCTGGTACAGACCAGCACCTTCGCACAACTCCATGACCTCGACACGCAAGTGCCGCATGGTCTGGGCAGTGCTGGAGTGCTTCATGCCCTCACGCCAGTCGCGGGGCTTCTGCATATAGGGCTTGCGCTCCACCTCTCGTGTTCGGATGCTGCCAATCACGATGTGGACATGGATATTTCCCGAATGGTTGTGCCCATCCGGGTGAGTGCAGACGATGGCGGGATGACCGGGAAAGTTTTCTTCGCAGAATTTCAGGCCAAGAGCCTGTGCCGTTTCCATGGTCAAGCCATTGTCGGCTGCATCTCTGGGGTCAAAGCTGATGATATACTGGTGGCTTTTGATATCACCATGCTGGGTATTCTTGCCATACTTGCGGTTTGCCAGCAAACAGGCTGTAGCAAACGAGAAATCGCCGCACTCAAGGGTGTCGAGCAGGTACGAATCCCGCAGCTTCGGCTTGCCCTGTTCATCCAGAAGTTGCTTTCCAGTGAACGCATCGTGTTGATAAACGAGGTACGCTTCGATGGCGGTATAGTCCGAGTTTTTAGAGGCGATATGCTTGAGCGTTGCCATACAGTTCACCCAGAACTTTCTCGGTGTGCAGCCGAAATGCGGTCAGGTCTGCAAGTTCGTCAAGGAGTTTCGCTCGGATCTGCTCGGTGTCTGCACCGCCGGAATTGAAGTGCCTTGCAAGCTGGTTGAGATTGCTGCCCACCTTGCTGCACTGGGCAAGCAAAGTGGAAACAGCAGTCAGGGTTTCTTCTCCGCCGCCGGCAACGATGACTGTTTTCTCGATCTTGACGTTGTGGATGGCACGGCGGATAAAAGTGGAGAGGGAGAGATTCAGGAGTTTGCAAGTGAGTTCCAGTGACGCTTTTTCCTCCGCTGTCACACGGAACTTGATGACGTGCGTTTTGTTGTTCGGCGTGTCGTGGTGCTGGGAATTGCTAGGGGTCGATTGAACATTCGTTTTGGTCATTGTACCTCCTGTCTGTTCGATAACTCCTCGGTGAAGTTATGTAAGCACGACACGCCGTTCCATTCGTGCCGCAAGGCACGAATGATGAGCAGGGTTTGGGGCAGGCACGCCCCAACAAGATCACTTGGAAAACTCGCAAGAGTTTGAGAAGTGAAGTCCCGGATGGATAGAAATTTTCAAGAATTGAAAATTTGTGGCCACGGGACGGTTCTTGCCCTCTACCGCTGCGCTCAAAACCGTTTCTGGGTAATTGTTTCCGAATTGTTAAGGCGCAAAAAATAAGTAGAGGTTGTGCTGCTCATGTATGTGGGTCACCGTTTGCTCCGAACGCAGTTCCTGCCCCTGTTTGTGCAGCGGCGTTGACGGAAAGTCGGTATCACGTCCGGTCGGCTCATAAAATTTTCAAGGTACGTTTCCCATAAAGAAAAATACCGCCCACGCAGCGCAGCGATGATTTTGTCGGGTGAATCGGCGGCAAAATAGATCGGATGTGTTGCGGGGCGGTAAAAATCTTCATGGGGAATAAATCCTCGCCGCTCTGTACTTTTCTACAAAATTGGTGGGATTTGCGATAAAGGGTATCATGGATTGCAGGGCACGTCAAGATGGTTTTGCAAATTTTATTGCAGTAAAGCAGTGATAGTAGGACTTATGTTTAACACACGGCAAGAAACAATTTCCGTTTCGCACATTGTAATGTTCGCAGAAAAAACTTATAATGCTTTTGAACCTGTAGGACACACAAAACGCGGAAAAGAGAGGGAATCATGAGAAAACTGTTCCTTTTGGAAGATGATCTGAGCCTGATCAGTGGGCTGACCTTTGCATTCAAGAAACAGGGCTTTGCACTGGATACAGCCCGGACACTGGCAGAAGCCGAGGTGCTGTGGTCAGACAGAAAATATGACCTGCTGGTGCTGGATGTTTCCCTGCCGGATGGCTCTGGCTTCGATTTCTGCCAGAAGGTGCGGCGCACATCCAACGTGCCGATTCTGTTCCTGACCGCTTCGGATGAGGAAATGAACATCATCATGGGACTGGATATGGGCGGGGATGATTACCTGACCAAGCCGTTCAAGCTGGGTGTCCTGTTGTCGCGGGTCAATGCACTGCTTCGCCGTGCAAATGCGTCCAGCGCAGGAGAACCCGTACTGGAATCGGGCAGCATCACCGTCCGGCTGTTGCAGGGGCAGGCGTACAAAAACGGAATCTTGCTGGAACTGACCGGCGCAGAGTACAAGCTGCTCTGCTTCTTTATGCAGCATCCGAATGCCGTTCTATCCAAGGAACAAATTCTGGATGCACTGTGGGACTGCGATGGGGATTACATTGACAGCAGTGCCTTAACAGTGTATATCCGGCGGCTGCGGATGAAGATTGAGGACGACCCCGGCAAACCGCAGATGCTGCTGACTGTCCGCGGCATGGGCTATAAATGGAATGGGTAAAGGTGCCGTATGAAAGTATTCGCAAACCGGGAGATCCGAAATTTGTTCCAAGCCGTGCTGGCGGTCTGGGCGGTGGCATTGGCGCTCACGCAGGGCATCGTATGGCATACGACGCATGTATTTTCTTTCGGGTTACTGTTGGTTTTTCTGCTGCTGGGCGGCTGTCTCTGGGGCGTGCTTTTTCGCTATTTCCAAAGGCAGAGCGCGCTTCTGGAACAGGCAGTCCAGCAAATCCAAAGCTGTCTGGATGGCAACCCGGATGCACGACTGGACTGCGACCGGGAGGGAGAATTTTACCGTCTGTTTCACTCCGTTAATGCATTGGCGGCAGTTCTGAGCGCACACGCAGACAACGAGCAACGGGAGAAGCGTTTTTTGAAAAATACCATTGCAGATATTTCGCACCAGCTCAAAACACCGCTGGCGGCGTTGAACATCTACAACGGTCTGCTTCAGGACGAAGCTGTTTCGCCGTCGGAGGTCAAAGAGTTTGCAGACCTGTCCGAACAGGAGTTGGACCGCATCGAAACGCTGGTGCAGAATCTGCTCAAAATCACCCGGCTGGATGCCGGTTCGGTCGTCTTGGAGAAGAAAAACGAAAATGTTGCTGAAATGGTGCAGGACATCGCGCGGCAGTATCACTATCGTGCAGAGCAGGAACAGAAAAAGCTTGTTCTGTCCGGCTCAGAGGCGGTTACACTTTGGTGCGACCGTGACTGGATGCAGGAAGCTGTGGACAATCTTGTAAAGAATGCCCTTGACCACACAAAGAGCGGAGATACGATTCAGGTAGAGTGGAATGCACTGCCGTCCATGGTTCAGATCAAAGTGCGCGACAACGGCAGCGGCATCCACCCGGAAGATTTGTACCATATCTTCAAACGGTTTTATCGC is part of the Faecalibacterium sp. HTF-F genome and harbors:
- a CDS encoding relaxase/mobilization nuclease domain-containing protein; this encodes MATLKHIASKNSDYTAIEAYLVYQHDAFTGKQLLDEQGKPKLRDSYLLDTLECGDFSFATACLLANRKYGKNTQHGDIKSHQYIISFDPRDAADNGLTMETAQALGLKFCEENFPGHPAIVCTHPDGHNHSGNIHVHIVIGSIRTREVERKPYMQKPRDWREGMKHSSTAQTMRHLRVEVMELCEGAGLYQIDLLNGSKERVSEAEYWARRRGQLKLDRENAALTVAGQQPRQKKFETVKDTLRRQISSVLYRATSFEEFSDRLMQQYGITVKESRGQLSYLPSGRTKFIRAKKLGDKFDKAAVLATLQANAERKPKAQFKQDTIGKLIDIQSRMTEGKGIGYKRWLTKHNLKVMAQTVNLLQEKNLTDEDALNQRIAELETKYHDSLAVVKDLEGRMKFNKELRYHVAAYASTKDIAQQLKTAKRPAAFEEQHCAELTAHRAAAAYFKANDITKLPSPKKLEAEYAQLASEKAKFYEQYKEAKEELLKLKTAKQNVASFFREEEQTQQER
- a CDS encoding plasmid mobilization protein → MTKTNVQSTPSNSQHHDTPNNKTHVIKFRVTAEEKASLELTCKLLNLSLSTFIRRAIHNVKIEKTVIVAGGGEETLTAVSTLLAQCSKVGSNLNQLARHFNSGGADTEQIRAKLLDELADLTAFRLHTEKVLGELYGNAQAYRL
- a CDS encoding response regulator transcription factor, which codes for MRKLFLLEDDLSLISGLTFAFKKQGFALDTARTLAEAEVLWSDRKYDLLVLDVSLPDGSGFDFCQKVRRTSNVPILFLTASDEEMNIIMGLDMGGDDYLTKPFKLGVLLSRVNALLRRANASSAGEPVLESGSITVRLLQGQAYKNGILLELTGAEYKLLCFFMQHPNAVLSKEQILDALWDCDGDYIDSSALTVYIRRLRMKIEDDPGKPQMLLTVRGMGYKWNG
- a CDS encoding sensor histidine kinase; protein product: MKVFANREIRNLFQAVLAVWAVALALTQGIVWHTTHVFSFGLLLVFLLLGGCLWGVLFRYFQRQSALLEQAVQQIQSCLDGNPDARLDCDREGEFYRLFHSVNALAAVLSAHADNEQREKRFLKNTIADISHQLKTPLAALNIYNGLLQDEAVSPSEVKEFADLSEQELDRIETLVQNLLKITRLDAGSVVLEKKNENVAEMVQDIARQYHYRAEQEQKKLVLSGSEAVTLWCDRDWMQEAVDNLVKNALDHTKSGDTIQVEWNALPSMVQIKVRDNGSGIHPEDLYHIFKRFYRSRFSQDTQGIGLGLPLAKAVVEAHHGTIEVDSELGKGTTFTLNFPIPTKL